One Ignavibacteriales bacterium genomic window, ATACAACATCACGTTTTGTGGGCTTTGTGCCGACAGGAGCAAATCCGGGTGATTTTGGAAATTACTGGCGTGAAATGAAAACGTATTCGCATTATGCATATATTGTTTCAGAAGCGGATACGAGTGGTGTACAGATAGTCGATCTGCAGTACCTACCGGATTCGGTGCATTATGTGAAGAAATTCCTAGCGCCCGGGCACAGTTCAACACACTCTATATCACAATCGGGACATTATCTTTATTTGAACGGTGCAAATTCTAGTTTTGGGCACGGTACCGTGATAATGGATCTTACTAATCCCGAACAGCCTGTTGTAAGGGGTAAATGGAATGATCTTTATGTGCATGATTGCAGAGTAGTGAATGATACTATATGGGCATGTAATATATCGGATCCATTTGTGACAGTGATAGATGCGACGAATAAAGACAGCCTTAGAACGATAACGCAATGGCAGAACCTGCCTTTCCCTTCACCGCATAATATCGCTCTGACACCGGATAGAAAGTATGCGTATGTGACAGATGAGAATACACATCCCGGTCGATTAAAAGTATGGGATGTACAGGACCTAAACAACATTACTTTGCAGAATACATGGGCACCGCCTGGATTTGAGACGGCAATCGTGCATAATGTCGAGATATATGATACATTAGCAGTGGTCGCGCACTATACTGCGGGAGTGAGGGTGCTGAACATCTCAAATCCTACTAATCCGGTCGAAATAGCATGGTACGATACATTTCCGGATAATAATGTCACCGACTACGACGGAAACTGGGCCGTGTATATGTTTCCGTCCAAGCTCATTATAGCATCGGATGAGAAGTACGGATTATTTGTTTTACGTCCGGATCTAAATCCTACACCGACAATACCTGTTGCAGATTTCATTGGAACTCCGACAACAGTAGAAGTTGGTGACAGTGTGAAGTTTTACGATGTCTCCACTGGAGTCCCGGACAGCTGGCAATGGACCGCGACGGGAAATCAAACTATTAATTCGACAGCACAAAATCCAATAATGCATTTCACCCAGGTTGGGCAGTATACGGTTAAGCTAAAGATTAGTAATTCGTTTGGAACCGATTCTCTGGTAAAGGCAAATTATATTAATGTGATTCCGGCAGTGCTTCATCCGTTTTCATTTACATTGTCTGGCATTCAGACAGTGCTGACAACTCCTACCGATACAAACAAGGTAACTTATAAATGGACGAAGTCTTCGAGTGGCTCAAATATCACATATAAATTTAGGGCCCAGAAATTCGGTGGAACGGCATTCAGGTTATTAAATAGTAACGGTAATGGGAACGATACCTCAATTACATTCACAAAGAGCTATCTGGATTCGCTAGCCAGAGATTTCGGTCTGAACGGTGATTCTCTTCTTGTAACATGTAAGGCATATGCGTATAACGGTTTTGACTCGCTGAGCACCGGAAATAGCCTGATATTGAATATAAAAACTAATACCGTTGGCATTAATCTGATCTCTTCGGAGATCCCGGGTGAATTTAAGCTTGAGAATAATTACCCGAATCCATTTAATC contains:
- a CDS encoding choice-of-anchor B family protein; this translates as MRYWYRNFLLITLLFTPMIVFSQGRNMTLLNKFNPANPSLQEWVYSALWGYVAPDNKEYAILGANTGTYFYEIRNDTTSRFVGFVPTGANPGDFGNYWREMKTYSHYAYIVSEADTSGVQIVDLQYLPDSVHYVKKFLAPGHSSTHSISQSGHYLYLNGANSSFGHGTVIMDLTNPEQPVVRGKWNDLYVHDCRVVNDTIWACNISDPFVTVIDATNKDSLRTITQWQNLPFPSPHNIALTPDRKYAYVTDENTHPGRLKVWDVQDLNNITLQNTWAPPGFETAIVHNVEIYDTLAVVAHYTAGVRVLNISNPTNPVEIAWYDTFPDNNVTDYDGNWAVYMFPSKLIIASDEKYGLFVLRPDLNPTPTIPVADFIGTPTTVEVGDSVKFYDVSTGVPDSWQWTATGNQTINSTAQNPIMHFTQVGQYTVKLKISNSFGTDSLVKANYINVIPAVLHPFSFTLSGIQTVLTTPTDTNKVTYKWTKSSSGSNITYKFRAQKFGGTAFRLLNSNGNGNDTSITFTKSYLDSLARDFGLNGDSLLVTCKAYAYNGFDSLSTGNSLILNIKTNTVGINLISSEIPGEFKLENNYPNPFNPETTIKYQLPKSALVMIKLYDITGREVSTLVNQQHEAGYYDFKFNASFLASGVYFYRIQAGDFTDIKRMMLVK